A genome region from Tolypothrix sp. PCC 7712 includes the following:
- a CDS encoding HEAT repeat domain-containing protein: MPTTEELFQQLKHPNPHLRDQAMWELAENPDETTIPRLMSILDEEDTTYRRAAVKALGAIGPDAITPLVQALLNSDNVTVRGSAAKALAQVAINHPDVPFAAEGVQGLKTALDDPNPVVHIAAVMALGEIGSPVVDVLIEALQTTDNPALGISIVNALGSIGDSRGVEVLQSLIENESTDSYVRESATSALSRLEMTTKFQRGEK, encoded by the coding sequence ATGCCGACAACAGAAGAACTATTCCAACAACTAAAACACCCCAACCCCCACCTCCGCGACCAAGCAATGTGGGAATTGGCGGAAAATCCTGATGAAACAACTATTCCCCGGTTGATGAGTATTCTCGATGAAGAGGATACCACTTATCGGCGGGCTGCTGTGAAAGCTTTAGGTGCGATCGGCCCTGATGCAATCACACCTTTAGTACAAGCCTTACTTAATAGTGATAATGTTACCGTTCGTGGTAGTGCCGCTAAAGCACTGGCGCAAGTTGCCATTAATCATCCTGATGTTCCCTTTGCTGCTGAAGGCGTACAGGGTTTAAAAACTGCTCTTGATGACCCCAATCCCGTAGTCCATATTGCTGCTGTGATGGCGCTAGGTGAAATTGGTTCTCCTGTGGTTGATGTTTTGATTGAAGCATTACAAACTACAGACAACCCAGCACTGGGAATCTCAATTGTGAATGCTCTAGGCTCAATTGGCGATAGTCGGGGTGTGGAGGTTTTACAATCCCTAATTGAGAATGAATCAACCGATTCCTATGTGCGTGAGTCCGCTACTAGTGCATTATCGCGCCTAGAAATGACAACGAAGTTTCAGCGGGGAGAAAAATAA
- a CDS encoding HEAT repeat domain-containing protein — translation MDKRFFNFFNLTEDQAIALLDTPQDQLSENDSRYIAASHLVNFPTERSINALIRAVQQTDPSLDNRIVRRKSVETLGRLKATTALPFIRICLFDEDCYTVENAAWAIGEIGTQDTDILEDVAQLLEKPGQTYRVIIHTLTKFNYQPALERIRKFVNDSDPPTASAAIAAVCRLTGDYSQMAKVVQILQHPNVLGRRLSIQDLMDARYYDAIPDIAKCPVSLVFRLRGLRTLAEAGISEGAITFAKIQPYLEQTLYDHPQDLNLVHSYDRLPTLEILIRGLYETDFGRCYLATKTILEHYADAAPEALFATYAAEANNDYGAHFHVIKLFGWLKHAPAYDLIVEGLHNKQPQFQKSRAAAAIALAELGDPKAIPELKACLETKIWDLKYATLMALEKLGDISEHKQAAQDSDWLIAAKASSTLKNQEITA, via the coding sequence ATGGATAAGCGCTTTTTTAATTTCTTTAATCTCACAGAAGACCAGGCGATCGCTCTTTTGGATACACCTCAAGACCAATTGAGCGAGAACGATTCGCGCTATATTGCTGCTTCTCATTTAGTCAACTTTCCTACAGAACGCTCAATCAATGCCCTTATCCGTGCGGTGCAGCAAACTGATCCCTCGTTGGATAATCGGATTGTCCGTCGTAAATCAGTAGAGACTTTAGGACGACTCAAAGCCACAACAGCTTTGCCATTTATACGTATATGTCTGTTTGATGAAGACTGCTATACTGTGGAAAATGCGGCCTGGGCGATTGGGGAAATAGGGACTCAAGACACGGATATATTAGAGGATGTGGCGCAATTGCTGGAGAAGCCAGGTCAAACCTATCGAGTAATTATCCATACATTAACCAAGTTTAATTATCAACCTGCCCTAGAACGCATTCGCAAATTTGTGAATGACAGCGATCCACCTACAGCTAGTGCTGCGATCGCCGCAGTTTGTCGTTTAACTGGCGACTATTCCCAAATGGCAAAAGTGGTGCAGATATTGCAGCATCCGAATGTTTTAGGAAGGCGGTTGTCTATCCAAGATTTGATGGATGCACGTTACTATGATGCAATTCCTGATATTGCCAAATGTCCTGTATCCCTAGTTTTTCGGCTGCGAGGCCTTCGCACATTAGCAGAAGCGGGAATCTCTGAGGGGGCAATTACTTTTGCGAAAATCCAACCATATTTAGAGCAGACATTATACGATCATCCCCAGGATTTAAATTTAGTCCATAGTTATGATCGCCTCCCCACATTGGAAATTTTAATTCGCGGCTTGTACGAAACTGACTTTGGACGCTGTTATTTAGCAACTAAAACCATTTTGGAGCATTACGCCGATGCTGCGCCTGAGGCTCTATTTGCTACTTATGCCGCAGAAGCAAATAATGATTATGGCGCTCATTTTCATGTAATTAAGTTGTTTGGTTGGTTAAAACATGCGCCAGCCTACGATTTAATAGTGGAAGGCTTGCATAACAAACAACCACAGTTTCAAAAATCAAGAGCAGCAGCTGCGATCGCACTCGCTGAACTCGGAGATCCAAAAGCGATTCCCGAACTGAAAGCCTGTCTAGAAACTAAAATCTGGGATCTGAAGTATGCAACATTGATGGCATTAGAAAAACTGGGTGATATCAGCGAACATAAACAAGCAGCACAAGATAGTGATTGGCTAATTGCCGCTAAAGCCTCAAGTACCCTGAAAAATCAAGAAATCACAGCCTAA
- the cpeA gene encoding C-phycoerythrin subunit alpha: MKSVVTTVIAAADAAGRFPSTSDLESVQGSIQRAAARLEAAEKLANNIDAVATEAYNACIKKYPYLNNSGEANSTDTFKAKCARDIKHYLRLIQYSLVVGGTGPLDEWGIAGQREVYRALGLPTAPYVEALSFARNRGCAPRDMSAQALTEYNALLDYAINSLS; the protein is encoded by the coding sequence ATGAAATCAGTTGTTACCACCGTAATTGCAGCAGCAGATGCCGCAGGTCGTTTCCCCAGCACCTCTGATTTAGAATCCGTACAAGGTTCTATCCAACGTGCGGCTGCACGTTTAGAAGCTGCTGAAAAGCTAGCTAACAACATTGATGCAGTTGCAACCGAAGCTTACAACGCTTGTATCAAGAAGTATCCTTACTTGAACAATTCTGGAGAAGCTAACTCCACCGATACCTTCAAAGCTAAGTGCGCTCGTGACATCAAACACTACTTGCGCCTCATCCAATACTCCTTGGTTGTTGGTGGTACTGGCCCATTGGATGAGTGGGGTATTGCTGGACAACGTGAAGTTTATCGCGCTTTAGGCTTGCCTACTGCTCCTTATGTTGAAGCTTTAAGCTTTGCTCGTAACCGTGGTTGTGCACCTCGTGATATGTCTGCTCAAGCATTGACTGAATACAATGCTTTACTAGACTACGCTATTAACTCTCTCTCCTAG
- the cpeB gene encoding C-phycoerythrin subunit beta, giving the protein MLDAFSRAVVSADASTSTVSDIAALRAFVASGNRRLDAVNAIASNASCMVSDAVAGMICENQGLIQAGGNCYPNRRMAACLRDAEIVLRYVTYALLAGDASVLDDRCLNGLKETYAALGVPTTSTVRAVQIMKAQAAAHIQDTPSEARAGAKLRKMGTPVVEDRCASLVAEASSYFDRVISALS; this is encoded by the coding sequence ATGCTTGATGCTTTTTCTAGAGCTGTAGTTTCAGCAGATGCTAGCACTTCTACCGTATCTGATATTGCTGCTCTGAGAGCCTTTGTTGCTAGTGGTAACAGACGTTTGGATGCTGTAAATGCGATCGCAAGCAACGCTAGCTGCATGGTTTCTGATGCTGTAGCTGGAATGATCTGCGAAAACCAAGGTTTAATCCAAGCTGGTGGTAACTGCTATCCTAACCGTCGTATGGCTGCTTGCTTACGCGATGCAGAAATCGTCTTACGCTATGTAACCTACGCTCTATTAGCTGGTGACGCTTCAGTTCTAGATGATCGTTGCTTAAACGGTTTGAAAGAAACCTACGCTGCTCTAGGCGTACCCACCACCTCTACAGTACGTGCCGTTCAAATCATGAAGGCTCAAGCTGCTGCTCACATTCAAGACACTCCCAGCGAAGCTCGTGCTGGTGCCAAATTGCGTAAGATGGGAACCCCCGTTGTTGAAGATCGTTGCGCTAGCTTAGTTGCTGAAGCTTCTAGCTACTTCGATCGCGTAATCTCTGCTTTGAGCTAA
- a CDS encoding NblA/ycf18 family protein, with product MDIPMDLNLEQKFNLKVYEEQIKNLNQEESQKLLLEVMRQLMVKDNMIKHLLKQA from the coding sequence ATGGACATCCCAATGGATTTGAACTTAGAGCAGAAATTCAACCTCAAAGTTTACGAAGAACAAATTAAGAACTTAAACCAGGAAGAATCGCAAAAGTTGCTTTTAGAAGTAATGCGCCAGTTAATGGTCAAAGACAACATGATCAAGCATCTTCTCAAGCAGGCGTAG
- a CDS encoding TspO/MBR family protein, translating to MTQSNNTGILEKFVNTVMGVKTENQQQPSNTLIATTQALDIRAVLVYKLGTILQIAAMMLALLGMEKLVMLIDKNSHLPSWFSTLLAVLFFALLSIRSRIFSLLDNTRSRKTYDQVIRPRWAPPPLVFPIVWMIIAVLRVISSVLIWQQMHHQFLALPLILFVVHLALGDTWNTIFTVERRLGAAVPVVILGPWLSALVVTAIYWQTNPVAGMIFSFSCIWLTVAAVLVFRIWQLNGSEPLYPLKLTPVEK from the coding sequence ATGACTCAATCAAATAATACCGGAATACTGGAAAAGTTTGTCAATACAGTAATGGGGGTAAAAACAGAAAATCAACAACAGCCTTCAAATACATTAATCGCTACTACGCAAGCACTGGATATCAGAGCAGTTTTAGTTTACAAACTAGGGACTATCTTACAAATAGCAGCTATGATGCTGGCTTTACTGGGAATGGAAAAATTAGTAATGCTGATTGATAAAAATTCTCACCTGCCCAGTTGGTTTAGCACTTTATTAGCTGTATTATTTTTCGCTTTATTAAGTATTCGTTCGCGAATTTTTTCACTCTTAGATAACACCCGTTCTCGTAAGACCTATGACCAGGTAATCAGACCAAGATGGGCACCTCCACCTTTAGTATTTCCTATAGTTTGGATGATTATTGCAGTTTTGCGGGTAATTTCTTCCGTATTAATTTGGCAGCAAATGCATCACCAATTTTTAGCACTGCCTTTAATTTTATTTGTGGTGCATTTGGCTTTAGGAGATACTTGGAATACGATTTTTACTGTAGAACGGAGATTAGGTGCGGCTGTTCCTGTGGTTATTTTAGGCCCTTGGTTATCTGCTCTAGTAGTGACGGCAATTTATTGGCAAACTAATCCTGTAGCGGGAATGATTTTTTCGTTTTCTTGTATCTGGCTAACTGTGGCTGCTGTATTAGTATTTAGAATTTGGCAATTAAATGGTTCAGAGCCATTGTATCCTTTAAAACTCACACCAGTGGAAAAATAA